From the genome of Streptomyces sp. NBC_01260, one region includes:
- a CDS encoding carbohydrate ABC transporter permease — MTTAAAGGADEAPPADTRPRGGTSVPAPRQPGSGQPPAREVPSRKSVTGTRRAIAALFLLPALVLLGALVVYPIVYSVYRSFFDQAGTGFAGLDNYKALFTDDTIRTAVKNNAIWVVLAPTVSTVLGLIFAVLTERIRWGTAFKLIVFMPMAISMLAAGIIFRLVYDQAPERGVANAVWVGVHDTFAESTGFPKAHPLPVHPLKAAGGGSFVTKVPVRAGEPVQLPLVGVAPAKMPGDAKPARAPAAVTGGKITGTAWLDFTKGGGGKPNVIDPKELGLKGIKVEAVKDGAVVASATAGADGTFTLPAAADGAELRLPASNFKEPYNGVDWLGPTLVTPGIIGSYVWMWAGFAMVLIAAGLAGLPRELLEAARVDGANEWQVFRRITVPMLAPVLAVVLVTLMINVLKVFDLVFIIAPGSSQDDANVLALQLYRSSFGTDADLGIGSAIAVLLLLLVVPVMLFNIRRIRKEGRR, encoded by the coding sequence ATGACGACAGCCGCAGCGGGGGGCGCCGACGAGGCGCCCCCCGCCGACACCCGACCCCGCGGCGGGACCTCGGTACCCGCCCCCAGGCAGCCCGGCTCCGGGCAGCCGCCCGCCCGTGAGGTGCCCAGCCGCAAGAGCGTCACCGGCACCCGCAGGGCCATCGCGGCGCTCTTCCTGCTGCCCGCGCTGGTGCTGCTCGGCGCGCTCGTGGTGTATCCGATCGTGTACTCCGTCTACCGGTCCTTCTTCGACCAGGCGGGGACCGGTTTCGCCGGACTCGACAACTACAAGGCACTGTTCACCGACGACACCATCCGTACCGCGGTCAAGAACAACGCGATCTGGGTCGTCCTCGCACCGACCGTCTCCACCGTCCTCGGCCTGATCTTCGCGGTGCTGACCGAACGCATTCGCTGGGGAACGGCGTTCAAGCTGATCGTCTTCATGCCGATGGCGATCTCGATGCTCGCCGCGGGCATCATCTTCCGGCTGGTGTACGACCAGGCACCGGAGCGCGGGGTCGCCAACGCCGTATGGGTGGGCGTGCACGACACGTTCGCCGAATCGACCGGGTTCCCCAAGGCGCATCCGCTGCCCGTCCACCCGCTGAAGGCGGCCGGCGGCGGGTCCTTCGTGACCAAGGTGCCGGTCCGGGCCGGGGAGCCGGTCCAACTGCCCCTGGTCGGGGTGGCGCCCGCGAAGATGCCCGGCGACGCGAAGCCCGCACGGGCCCCCGCGGCGGTGACCGGCGGGAAGATCACCGGCACCGCCTGGCTGGACTTCACCAAGGGCGGCGGCGGGAAGCCCAACGTCATCGACCCCAAGGAGCTCGGGCTCAAGGGCATCAAGGTCGAGGCCGTCAAGGACGGCGCGGTGGTCGCCTCGGCCACCGCCGGCGCCGACGGCACGTTCACGCTGCCCGCCGCGGCGGACGGCGCCGAACTCCGGCTGCCGGCCTCCAACTTCAAGGAGCCGTACAACGGGGTCGACTGGCTCGGGCCGACCCTGGTGACGCCCGGCATCATCGGCAGCTACGTCTGGATGTGGGCGGGCTTCGCCATGGTGCTGATCGCGGCCGGCCTGGCGGGCCTGCCGCGCGAACTCCTCGAAGCGGCCCGGGTGGACGGGGCCAACGAGTGGCAGGTGTTCCGCCGGATCACGGTGCCGATGCTCGCCCCGGTCCTCGCGGTGGTGCTGGTGACGCTGATGATCAACGTCCTGAAGGTCTTCGACCTGGTCTTCATCATCGCGCCGGGCTCCTCGCAGGACGACGCGAACGTGCTGGCGCTCCAGCTCTACCGGTCCTCGTTC